The Acetivibrio saccincola genome window below encodes:
- a CDS encoding AbfB domain-containing protein codes for MKYKGIVIKLTKNKAIVTTEDFQCYYIKRSPTICVGKEVEFTGKEIIKKKHALVKLALSAACIILVIIGLMSFTGIIDINNILYSPRVFAYISVDINPGFEMEIDYEGRVLNLVALDDDAGEILNNIEFDKVNISKVIDNMINELKAKGEIGGNTKDYILISSTLNWKMEENNSEIHEKRQRLDIIINEMKNDIENRYKADVYLLHADIEEREDAISKGISTGRYIAYKSLENELSIEDVKEAAVANLIEMLEKGNTDSIYRRFESSNYRGYYIRTESFRARISPYVDPIEDSIFKIVPGLAAADCISFESMNYPGYYLKHENFELILKKYEDTDLFKADATFRIVPGLADGSMISFQSFNYPNRYIRHREFALYIEEIFTELDKKDATFIEIKVE; via the coding sequence TTGAAGTATAAGGGAATTGTAATAAAACTTACTAAAAACAAAGCCATTGTAACTACAGAAGATTTTCAGTGCTACTATATTAAGAGAAGCCCTACAATTTGTGTGGGCAAGGAAGTTGAATTTACCGGTAAGGAAATTATTAAGAAAAAACATGCCTTAGTAAAACTGGCTTTAAGTGCCGCATGTATAATACTTGTGATAATAGGTTTAATGAGCTTTACAGGAATAATAGATATAAATAACATTTTGTACAGCCCCCGGGTTTTTGCCTACATAAGTGTAGATATAAATCCTGGTTTTGAGATGGAAATTGACTATGAGGGGAGAGTTTTAAATTTAGTTGCACTAGATGATGATGCAGGAGAAATTTTAAATAATATAGAGTTTGACAAGGTTAACATTTCTAAAGTTATTGATAATATGATAAATGAATTAAAAGCTAAGGGTGAAATCGGCGGGAATACAAAAGATTATATACTGATTTCAAGTACATTAAATTGGAAAATGGAAGAAAACAATAGTGAAATCCATGAGAAGAGACAAAGGCTGGATATTATTATAAATGAGATGAAAAATGATATAGAAAACAGATACAAAGCAGATGTTTACCTCCTTCATGCAGATATAGAAGAAAGGGAGGATGCAATAAGTAAAGGCATATCCACCGGCAGATATATAGCATACAAAAGCTTGGAAAATGAGCTTTCAATTGAAGATGTTAAAGAGGCTGCTGTGGCAAATCTGATAGAGATGTTAGAAAAGGGTAATACCGATTCAATATATAGGAGATTTGAATCTAGTAATTACCGCGGGTATTATATACGGACTGAGTCGTTTAGAGCCCGTATTTCTCCATATGTAGATCCTATTGAGGATTCTATATTTAAGATAGTTCCCGGACTTGCAGCAGCAGATTGCATTTCCTTTGAGTCAATGAATTACCCGGGATATTATCTAAAACATGAAAATTTTGAACTTATCCTGAAAAAATACGAGGACACGGATTTATTTAAAGCAGATGCAACGTTTAGAATTGTACCGGGTTTGGCGGATGGAAGCATGATTTCTTTTCAGTCTTTTAATTATCCGAACAGGTATATAAGGCACAGGGAATTTGCCCTTTATATTGAAGAAATATTTACCGAACTCGACAAAAAAGATGCAACATTTATTGAAATAAAAGTTGAGTAG
- a CDS encoding endo-1,4-beta-xylanase: MKFKKILASVIAFVMSTGLIWATPLNAGRVHEERIVYDNFEINYDGWCNIGESTILSAVENLGHNSTRGMMVTNRLSKNDGAYSQKGLYLDGGKSYNYSVFVKHDGDGIETFNLSLSYQDIKTGELYSEVIATESAAGGEWTKLSAEYKAPKTASDITLSITTDSTVDFIFDDVTITEKKRINTNTVSAANGNVGLKDMYANYFRVGSVLNSGTVNNSTITAMILKEFNSITLENEMKPDATLVQSGSTNTNIRVSLNRAASILNFCAQNNIAVRGHTLVWHSQTPEWFFKDNFQNNGSWASQSVMDQRMESYIKNMFAEIKRQYPSLNLYAYDVVNEAVSDDANRTRNFGGAREPGYGNGRSPWVQIYGDNKFIEKAFEYARKYAPEGCKLYYNDYNEYWDHKRDCIVAMCTSLYNKGLLDGVGMQSHINSDMNGFTGIQTYTTALHKYINIGCDVQITELDISTENGKFSAQQQADKYKAVFQAAIDVNKNSNKGKVTAICVWGPNDANTWIGSENAPLLFDRNNQPKAAYHALASLVPQSEWGDGSNPNDGGTTQPKGPDGNGYYYYDTFEDSMGQWNNRGPAEVALSNRASYKGSGALFVSGRTDAWNGAQRALSPITYVPGNKYCFSSVAMFTGGATSATFCMKLQYVDSNGDPQYDTIDMKTAVANQWVHLYNPEYTIPADATDMYVYVETAEGTMDFYVDEAIGAVAGTVITGPGETKFKLGDVNFDGIIDSIDLVVAMRGILQEGFSSEAAERAADVNQDGEVNSNDMALLSRYILEIIDRFPVEEEPEPWEPEPEEPEDPGKPPFNYDPALQYRPAPNSYLTQCPQPGRIVRETYNSINGMKSLNVYLPYGYDPNKKYNIFYLMHGGGENENTIFSNDVNLHLILDHMIMNGDIEPMIVVTPTFNGGNCTAQNFYREFRENVIPFVESKYSTYAESTTPEGIAASRMHRAFGGFSMGAVATWAVMVNCLDYVGYFMPLSGDHWSGNSAHDKAYSIASAIDRSGLSKREYFILAATGSEDIAYPNVAPQIEVMKTLPQFDYTSDFSKGNFYFLVAPGLTHWWGYVRHYIYDALPYFFHEG, translated from the coding sequence ATGAAATTCAAGAAAATTTTAGCATCGGTGATAGCGTTTGTAATGTCAACCGGTCTGATTTGGGCAACGCCTTTGAATGCGGGGAGGGTACATGAGGAAAGGATTGTTTATGACAACTTTGAAATTAACTATGACGGATGGTGCAATATTGGAGAAAGTACCATTTTATCAGCAGTTGAAAATCTGGGACACAATTCTACAAGGGGGATGATGGTAACAAACCGTTTATCCAAAAATGACGGGGCGTATTCGCAAAAAGGATTGTATCTTGATGGTGGCAAAAGTTACAATTACAGCGTTTTTGTAAAGCATGACGGGGATGGTATTGAAACATTTAATCTTTCTTTAAGTTACCAGGATATAAAGACAGGTGAGTTATATTCAGAAGTGATTGCAACTGAAAGTGCTGCCGGCGGGGAATGGACTAAGCTTTCAGCAGAATATAAAGCACCAAAAACTGCATCCGATATTACTCTGTCAATTACAACTGACAGTACTGTAGATTTTATTTTTGACGATGTAACCATAACTGAAAAGAAAAGAATTAATACAAATACAGTATCGGCAGCAAATGGTAATGTGGGATTAAAGGATATGTATGCAAATTACTTTAGAGTTGGTTCGGTACTTAACTCCGGAACGGTAAACAATTCAACAATAACCGCTATGATTTTGAAAGAATTTAACAGCATTACTCTTGAAAACGAAATGAAGCCTGATGCTACACTGGTGCAATCAGGTTCAACTAATACAAATATCAGGGTTTCCCTAAATCGTGCAGCAAGTATTTTAAACTTTTGCGCACAAAATAATATAGCTGTCAGAGGTCACACCCTGGTTTGGCACAGCCAGACGCCTGAGTGGTTCTTCAAAGATAATTTCCAAAACAATGGCAGTTGGGCATCTCAATCAGTGATGGATCAGCGTATGGAAAGCTACATAAAAAATATGTTTGCTGAAATAAAAAGGCAGTATCCTTCACTAAATCTTTATGCCTATGACGTTGTAAATGAGGCTGTGAGCGATGATGCTAACAGAACCAGAAATTTTGGTGGGGCAAGAGAACCGGGATATGGAAACGGTAGATCTCCATGGGTTCAGATTTATGGGGATAACAAGTTTATTGAGAAAGCATTTGAATATGCAAGAAAATATGCTCCGGAAGGTTGTAAGCTTTACTATAATGATTACAACGAATATTGGGATCATAAGAGGGACTGTATAGTTGCAATGTGTACATCCTTATACAATAAGGGTTTACTTGACGGTGTGGGAATGCAGTCTCACATTAATTCAGATATGAATGGGTTTACAGGTATACAAACCTATACAACTGCATTGCATAAGTATATTAATATAGGCTGTGATGTTCAGATTACGGAACTTGATATAAGTACAGAAAACGGTAAATTTAGTGCACAGCAGCAGGCTGATAAATATAAAGCTGTTTTCCAGGCAGCCATTGATGTAAATAAAAACTCCAATAAAGGGAAGGTTACGGCAATCTGCGTGTGGGGGCCTAATGATGCAAATACATGGATAGGTTCTGAAAACGCACCTCTTTTATTTGATAGAAATAACCAACCAAAGGCAGCTTACCATGCATTAGCTTCTCTTGTTCCTCAATCGGAATGGGGAGATGGTAGTAATCCTAATGACGGTGGCACAACACAGCCAAAGGGACCGGATGGAAATGGATATTATTATTATGATACATTTGAAGACAGCATGGGACAATGGAATAACAGGGGACCGGCAGAAGTTGCTTTAAGTAACAGGGCATCTTATAAAGGCTCAGGGGCACTTTTCGTTAGCGGTCGTACAGATGCATGGAACGGTGCACAACGTGCATTAAGTCCTATAACATATGTCCCTGGAAATAAATATTGTTTCAGTTCCGTTGCTATGTTTACCGGAGGCGCTACTTCTGCAACATTCTGCATGAAACTGCAATACGTGGATTCAAACGGGGATCCCCAATACGATACTATAGATATGAAGACTGCTGTTGCAAACCAATGGGTTCATTTATATAACCCGGAATACACAATTCCGGCTGATGCAACAGATATGTATGTTTATGTGGAAACAGCGGAAGGTACCATGGATTTCTACGTAGATGAAGCAATTGGAGCAGTTGCAGGAACTGTAATTACCGGACCTGGTGAAACTAAGTTTAAGCTAGGTGACGTAAACTTTGACGGTATTATTGATTCTATTGACTTAGTAGTGGCAATGAGAGGTATACTGCAAGAAGGATTTTCCAGCGAAGCTGCTGAGCGTGCAGCTGATGTTAATCAGGATGGCGAAGTAAACAGCAATGACATGGCACTTTTATCACGTTACATATTAGAAATAATTGACAGATTTCCTGTTGAGGAAGAGCCTGAACCTTGGGAGCCTGAACCTGAGGAGCCTGAAGATCCTGGTAAACCTCCATTTAACTATGATCCGGCATTACAATACAGACCCGCTCCTAATTCTTATCTGACTCAGTGCCCGCAGCCGGGAAGGATTGTTAGAGAAACATATAATAGTATAAACGGAATGAAGAGTCTTAATGTATATCTTCCTTACGGCTATGACCCGAACAAAAAATACAACATTTTCTACCTCATGCATGGTGGTGGGGAAAACGAAAACACAATTTTTAGCAATGATGTTAATTTGCATCTTATTCTTGACCACATGATTATGAACGGTGATATTGAGCCTATGATAGTTGTAACACCTACATTCAACGGTGGCAACTGTACAGCTCAAAATTTCTACAGGGAGTTTAGAGAAAATGTAATTCCATTTGTAGAAAGCAAGTATTCTACTTATGCAGAGTCAACAACTCCTGAGGGAATAGCTGCTTCAAGAATGCACAGAGCTTTTGGTGGTTTCTCAATGGGTGCAGTTGCAACATGGGCTGTAATGGTTAATTGTCTGGATTACGTTGGATATTTCATGCCTTTAAGTGGTGACCACTGGTCAGGTAATTCTGCTCACGACAAGGCATATTCCATTGCTTCTGCAATTGACAGATCCGGTCTTTCAAAGAGAGAGTATTTTATTCTTGCTGCAACCGGTTCAGAGGATATTGCATACCCTAATGTTGCACCTCAAATTGAAGTTATGAAAACGCTCCCTCAGTTTGATTATACTTCAGATTTCTCTAAGGGTAATTTCTACTTCCTTGTAGCTCCGGGTCTTACACACTGGTGGGGATATGTAAGGCATTATATTTATGATGCACTTCCATATTTCTTCCATGAGGGATAA
- a CDS encoding DEAD/DEAH box helicase, giving the protein MQFLGEVPLFRLIEDFLPQQKGSFFECKFELKEHQISALENLQNMRKRNESIALLYHATGAGKTVTAVTDAKNFGERTLFIAHTKELIKQAKKTFKQIWPQVSVGSYLGEEKEKNAYVVCGSVQNVSQNLDDFAPDEFGYLIIDECHHSAANTYKKILNYFKPKFTLGLTATPERADGEDLFMYFKNVAHKLDLKTAVEIGELVPVRCIRIKTNIDISNVRINGIKYNSQDLESKLFIPERNNIIVNTYLNYVKNKKTVVFCASVSHAEEIARLFRENGVSCEAVSGSLKSKERNDILDKYEKGIIKVLCACDLLNEGWDSPSTEVLFMARPTMSKTLYLQQLGRGMRKAPNKEYVMVFDFIDNAGLFNMPYSLHRVFNINEYLAGEYVLAPAEKKQLDKELFRKGEKPTVYLDFPIDVTDYELIDLFNWQDKAKEMISQFEFVRMVDVQSETINRYIKEGKIIPDMEVPMGNNKSFKYFYEETVKKYAKQFNWDLITAANMKEKFMNMVEKMDMSYSYKPVLLKAMFEYVDSDGRVRVEDIVDYFIDFYNERKENGLVVEKKNSVFCKDNFTRKDAERTIFSNPFKRFQDMRFMDRCREIEYVRFNRHIFKKLTKEDINWIISHCDKKLKEYYEKRSFK; this is encoded by the coding sequence TTGCAATTTCTTGGAGAAGTGCCCTTATTCCGTTTAATAGAAGATTTTCTTCCGCAGCAAAAAGGGAGTTTTTTTGAATGTAAATTTGAATTAAAAGAACATCAAATATCAGCCCTTGAAAACCTGCAAAACATGCGTAAAAGAAATGAAAGTATAGCTCTACTATATCACGCAACAGGTGCTGGCAAAACAGTAACAGCTGTAACTGATGCTAAAAATTTTGGTGAAAGAACCCTATTTATTGCCCATACAAAAGAACTGATAAAACAAGCTAAAAAAACTTTTAAACAAATTTGGCCCCAGGTGTCGGTGGGAAGTTATTTGGGAGAAGAAAAAGAAAAAAACGCTTATGTTGTTTGCGGCAGTGTTCAAAATGTATCTCAAAACCTGGATGATTTTGCCCCGGACGAATTTGGCTATTTAATTATCGATGAATGCCATCACAGTGCAGCAAATACTTATAAAAAGATATTAAATTATTTTAAACCAAAATTTACACTGGGTTTAACTGCAACACCTGAAAGAGCTGACGGTGAAGATTTATTTATGTACTTTAAAAATGTAGCACATAAACTTGACTTAAAAACTGCCGTTGAAATTGGTGAACTGGTTCCGGTCAGGTGTATAAGAATAAAAACCAATATCGATATTTCCAATGTTAGAATAAACGGTATAAAGTATAATTCTCAAGATTTAGAAAGCAAATTATTTATCCCTGAAAGAAACAACATAATAGTCAATACATACCTTAATTATGTTAAAAATAAAAAAACAGTGGTTTTTTGTGCCTCAGTAAGTCACGCAGAGGAAATTGCAAGACTTTTTAGAGAAAACGGTGTAAGCTGTGAAGCAGTTTCAGGCTCTTTAAAATCAAAAGAAAGAAATGATATTCTGGACAAATATGAAAAGGGCATAATTAAAGTACTATGTGCATGTGACCTTTTAAATGAAGGCTGGGACAGCCCTTCAACAGAAGTTTTGTTTATGGCAAGACCTACTATGTCAAAGACTCTCTACCTCCAGCAACTGGGACGTGGAATGCGTAAAGCTCCTAATAAAGAGTATGTCATGGTATTTGATTTTATAGATAATGCAGGGCTTTTTAACATGCCTTACTCGCTACACAGGGTTTTTAACATAAATGAATACCTGGCCGGAGAATATGTATTGGCACCTGCTGAAAAGAAACAACTTGATAAAGAATTGTTCAGAAAAGGAGAAAAACCAACAGTATATCTTGACTTTCCAATTGACGTTACTGATTATGAATTAATTGACTTATTTAATTGGCAAGATAAGGCAAAAGAAATGATATCTCAATTTGAATTTGTGCGTATGGTTGATGTTCAATCTGAAACAATCAATAGATACATTAAAGAAGGAAAAATTATACCTGATATGGAAGTACCCATGGGAAATAATAAAAGCTTTAAATATTTTTATGAAGAAACTGTGAAAAAATATGCAAAACAGTTTAACTGGGATTTAATCACCGCTGCAAACATGAAAGAAAAATTTATGAATATGGTAGAAAAAATGGACATGTCCTATTCCTATAAGCCTGTTTTACTAAAAGCAATGTTTGAATATGTAGATTCTGACGGCAGGGTAAGAGTTGAAGATATTGTTGATTATTTCATAGACTTTTATAATGAGCGTAAAGAAAATGGTCTTGTTGTGGAAAAGAAAAACAGTGTATTTTGTAAGGATAATTTCACAAGAAAAGATGCAGAACGTACTATCTTTTCAAATCCCTTTAAAAGATTTCAGGACATGCGTTTTATGGACAGGTGCAGGGAAATTGAATATGTCCGGTTTAACAGACATATCTTTAAAAAACTAACCAAAGAGGATATTAACTGGATTATCTCACATTGTGATAAAAAACTTAAAGAATACTATGAAAAAAGGTCATTTAAATAA
- a CDS encoding nucleoside triphosphate pyrophosphohydrolase has protein sequence MKSIKYNKLIRDRIPEIIEKSGKKAIVETLNESDYINFLKAKLEEELEEFKKSEDIEEIADIIEVLYAIVEFKGMSVKDLEKIRLEKVKKRGAFKKRLLLKEVIEN, from the coding sequence ATGAAATCCATAAAATATAATAAACTAATAAGAGACAGAATTCCTGAAATAATAGAAAAAAGCGGGAAAAAAGCCATAGTTGAAACACTTAATGAATCTGATTACATTAACTTTTTAAAAGCAAAATTAGAGGAAGAACTTGAAGAATTCAAAAAAAGCGAAGATATTGAAGAAATAGCTGATATTATAGAAGTACTGTATGCTATCGTAGAATTTAAAGGCATGTCTGTTAAAGATTTGGAAAAGATACGATTAGAAAAAGTTAAAAAAAGAGGTGCCTTTAAAAAGCGACTGCTTTTAAAAGAAGTTATTGAGAACTAG
- a CDS encoding S-layer homology domain-containing protein, whose product MKTKIISYLLIISMIMTGVAYAAEGLNLSNEDSTYGQGIQKISNVNANDENQSFPDIKNHWCQSVIEKFVAKGWVVGYDDGLFRPDIFVTRAEFTAMVVNIFKEEKKVEGSSFTDVNKSDWFYNAVSYAASEGLVAGYEDGTFKPMANMQRQDAAVLVSRLFEVDFFEGADEFKFKDEDTFPEYSYQSIKNLASHEIVRGYPDGTFKPYNLITRAEAVQMLNVVLKYIEVPEETPPLVPPETATPTKEPESTPEPTTTSTPKPSTPSTGGGSKPKPTPTGVSKIYRTYTTTKDFEEGIKINLSSQEIDCLKLDETTKTFNYMWVAVSSKGTVVKINTDTGEILGEYRTAPEGQPLNPSRTTVDHEGNVWVANRDGNSVVKQDMCLLMLTTMYG is encoded by the coding sequence GTGAAAACAAAAATTATTTCTTATCTGCTTATCATTTCCATGATAATGACAGGGGTGGCGTATGCCGCTGAAGGATTAAATCTTTCAAATGAAGATAGCACTTATGGACAAGGTATCCAAAAGATATCAAATGTTAATGCTAATGATGAAAATCAAAGTTTTCCGGATATAAAAAATCATTGGTGTCAAAGTGTTATTGAAAAGTTTGTAGCTAAAGGATGGGTTGTAGGTTATGATGACGGGTTGTTCCGTCCGGATATATTTGTAACCAGAGCAGAATTTACAGCTATGGTTGTAAATATATTTAAGGAAGAAAAAAAGGTAGAAGGAAGTAGCTTTACAGACGTAAATAAAAGTGACTGGTTTTATAATGCAGTATCTTATGCAGCAAGTGAAGGTTTAGTAGCCGGATATGAAGACGGTACATTTAAACCAATGGCAAATATGCAGAGGCAGGATGCAGCTGTACTTGTATCAAGGCTTTTTGAAGTGGATTTTTTTGAAGGTGCAGATGAATTTAAATTTAAAGATGAAGATACTTTTCCAGAGTATTCATATCAGAGTATAAAAAATCTTGCATCTCATGAAATAGTCCGGGGTTATCCTGATGGAACATTTAAACCATATAATTTAATAACAAGGGCAGAAGCAGTTCAAATGTTGAATGTTGTGCTTAAATATATTGAGGTGCCGGAAGAGACGCCACCGCTAGTTCCACCTGAAACAGCAACTCCAACCAAGGAACCGGAGTCAACACCGGAACCAACAACTACCTCGACACCTAAACCAAGCACTCCAAGTACTGGTGGGGGTTCAAAGCCAAAACCGACACCTACAGGTGTAAGTAAAATTTATCGTACATATACTACTACAAAAGATTTTGAAGAGGGGATAAAAATAAATCTTTCTTCTCAAGAAATTGATTGTCTAAAACTAGATGAAACCACTAAAACTTTTAACTATATGTGGGTTGCAGTTTCCAGTAAAGGTACCGTGGTTAAAATAAATACAGACACAGGAGAAATACTTGGGGAGTATAGAACAGCACCGGAAGGTCAGCCTTTAAATCCATCCAGGACAACAGTTGACCATGAAGGAAATGTATGGGTGGCAAACAGGGATGGAAATAGTGTGGTTAAACAAGACATGTGTCTGTTGATGCTGACAACAATGTATGGGTAA